A window of the Lactuca sativa cultivar Salinas chromosome 7, Lsat_Salinas_v11, whole genome shotgun sequence genome harbors these coding sequences:
- the LOC111914559 gene encoding transmembrane 9 superfamily member 12, producing the protein MSMSLISKGTYSYWLLFTYTIFTSHLCNGFYLPGSYMHTYSTRDEIFAKVNSLTSIETELPFSYYSLPYCTPPGGIKKSAENLGELLMGDQIDNSPYRFRMNINESIFLCTTHPLTEHEVKLLKQRTRDLYQVNMILDNLPAMRFANQNGNKVQWTGFPIGYTPPNSDNDYIINHLKFKVYVHEYEGTSAQIFGTGEEGMGVISSTNDEKKASGYEIVGFEVFPCSVKYDEKMSKLHQYDDVASMDCPMEIEKLQVIREQERVSFTYEVEFIKSDIKWPSRWDAYLKMEGSRVHWFSILNSLMVIVFLAGIVFVIFLRTVRRDLTRYEDLDKESQAQMNEELSGWKLVVGDVFREPTNSKLLCVMIGTGIQITGMAFVTIVFAALGFMSPASRGMLLTGMIVLYLFLGTGAGYSGVYLWRVIKSTSDGWRGVSWSISCFFPGIVFIILTILNFILWGSNSTGAIPISLYFILFSLWFCISVPLTLLGGYLATRPDPLTYPVRTNQIAREIPERKYPSWLLVLGAGTLPFGTLFIELFFILSSIWLGRFYYVFGFLLVVLLLLVVVCAEVAVVLTYMHLCVEDWGWWWKAFFASGSVSVYVFLYSINYLVFELQSLSGPVSAILYLGYSLIIAVAILLSTGTVGFVTSFYFVHYLFSSVKID; encoded by the coding sequence ATGTCTATGTCATTGATCTCAAAAGGGACTTACAGTTATTGGCTTCTTTTCACTTACACAATTTTCACCTCACATCTTTGCAATGGATTCTATCTACCTGGAAGCTACATGCACACCTATTCAACACGCGATGAAATATTTGCCAAAGTCAACTCTCTAACATCAATAGAGACAGAATTACCCTTCAGTTACTATAGTCTCCCATACTGCACACCTCCAGGAGGGATTAAAAAAAGTGCAGAAAATCTAGGAGAACTTTTAATGGGAGACCAAATCGATAACTCCCCTTATCGTTTTCGTATGAACATCAATGAATCAATCTTTTTATGCACAACACACCCGTTGACCGAACACGAAGTCAAACTTCTAAAACAAAGAACCCGTGATTTATATCAAGTCAACATGATTCTTGATAACCTACCCGCAATGAGATTCGCAAACCAAAATGGTAACAAAGTTCAATGGACTGGTTTCCCAATCGGATACACACCTCCAAATAGTGACAATGATTACATCATCAATCACCTTAAGTTCAAAGTCTATGTACATGAATACGAAGGCACAAGCGCACAAATCTTTGGCACAGGGGAGGAGGGCATGGGCGTAATTTCATCCACAAACGACGAAAAGAAAGCTTCCGGATACGAAATTGTCGGGTTCGAGGTTTTTCCGTGTAGCGTTAAGTACGATGAAAAAATGTCGAAACTTCATCAATACGATGACGTGGCGTCCATGGATTGTCCAATGGAGATTGAAAAGCTACAAGTTATAAGAGAACAAGAGAGAGTTTCTTTTACTTATGAGGTTGAGTTCATAAAAAGTGACATCAAATGGCCTTCTCGATGGGACGCGTATTTAAAAATGGAAGGATCGCGTGTTCATTGGTTCTCGATTCTTAATTCGTTAATGGTGATTGTTTTTTTGGCGGGAattgtttttgttatatttttaagaACCGTGAGACGCGATCTTACGCGATACGAAGATTTAGATAAAGAATCACAAGCGCAGATGAACGAAGAGTTATCTGGATGGAAACTTGTGGTAGGCGACGTGTTTCGCGAACCAACCAATTCCAAACTTCTCTGTGTCATGATCGGAACCGGAATTCAAATCACCGGAATGGCATTCGTCACGATCGTATTCGCCGCGTTAGGATTCATGTCTCCGGCTTCACGTGGCATGCTTTTGACCGGAATGATAGTTCTCTACCTCTTCTTAGGAACCGGAGCCGGCTATTCCGGAGTTTACCTATGGCGCGTTATAAAATCGACATCGGATGGATGGCGAGGGGTATCTTGGTCAATTTCGTGTTTTTTCCCCGGAATCGTTTTTATCATTCTAACCATTTTGAATTTCATTCTTTGGGGGAGTAATAGTACGGGTGCGATTCCGATCTCGTTATACTTCATTCTTTTTTCGTTATGGTTTTGCATATCGGTTCCGTTGACTTTATTGGGCGGGTATTTAGCGACCCGACCCGACCCGTTAACATACCCGGTTCGGACAAACCAAATAGCTCGGGAAATTCCCGAGAGAAAATACCCTTCTTGGCTACTTGTTTTGGGGGCGGGGACTTTACCTTTTGGCACTCTTTTTATTGAGCTTTTTTTTATTCTTTCGAGTATTTGGCTTGGGAGATTTTACTATGTTTTCGGGTTTTTGCTTGTGGTGCTTTTGTTGTTGGTTGTTGTGTGTGCTGAGGTGGCGGTTGTTTTGACTTACATGCATTTGTGTGTGGAGGATTGGGGGTGGTGGTGGAAGGCCTTTTTTGCttcgggttcggtttcggtttatgTTTTTTTGTATTCGATAAATTATTTGGTTTTTGAGCTTCAAAGTTTGAGTGGGCCCGTGTCTGCGATACTTTATCTTGGGTATTCTTTGATTATTGCGGTTGCGATTTTGTTGTCTACCGGGACAGTTGGGTTTGTGACATCGTTTTATTTTGTTCATTATCTTTTTTCATCAGTTAAAATTGATTAG